From one Plectropomus leopardus isolate mb chromosome 8, YSFRI_Pleo_2.0, whole genome shotgun sequence genomic stretch:
- the ccdc135 gene encoding dynein regulatory complex subunit 7 isoform X1, which produces METVLESDREEQVRGGETQEEEEGRELTEQEETLPVSAPQEPLLQRDEADEPCPESYRVNSPSEIRLLAIADNFQRQYSHLYPDRKPLLLCPVNECGVKKFVSTTLRPSPSIYPELFTWEGCASFVADFLSLKPLEPPVDPPRQLFSSSSVLQSQRATCFESATLLCSLLLGANYDAYCVSGYAVKEMCLLDRSLQECPLLDTEVKTVISEQEPPDNKYTVKPLRELKSHFLTQQEKKKQEAEAALLQKQTLQEESQQRPADPLWGQRVHCWVLVLSGSRDIQENFFIDPLSGKSYSTHDGNFVGIESVWNNLNYHVYMQGCTNGCADVIYDLEDVKMWEPVLFGALSKRQLILDVLKEKESKMMSKIHDEEEDEEQPRAFWMPQSWVSKISVSEKDLETRWPGGQNVTHYRKAKLEKFSPYLRSDGLVTRLTTYRDFNWTGVVTVKEWYKHRNDQLEEREVNKVDSFTSERFKPGRRFHLLFHRFTSPSADTERHVEFSSARVDGLLRRVESPGEMTEIFEGRRDFLYYRHVVFDRQVQFSEPDVGSDPGDRPLKKVVERFHRNRSKAASEDVAERMFLLAQRRIELTYHLEDYRFIPSKRSFIKPRESTEKRKAEHFTRDMVSSFQVDPSAKPLSTLTLYEMLVSLMKDEEETVLQIKESKREVRDIVTCREQEEADTQLHFCPWTTTGAARARSQRQDMERAAAEEQRWLQEKKEDILAPFLIRLNNAETLTAEDAKQLHQKCLSEFRQRLVERANLIQERYEKETRELQRRQQLFHQNQLSMTELQRKEYQSYCAEKTLQIHVAKKRLSMHKEAAPKKYQSLDERLKQDPRLAPHLTS; this is translated from the exons atGGAGACTGTACTGgagtcagacagagaggagcaggtcagaggaggagagacgcaggaggaggaggagggcagagaGCTGACGGAGCAGGAGGAAACTCTTCCTGTTTCAGCTCCTCAGGAGCCtct CCTGCAGCGGGACGAAGCAGACGAGCCGTGTCCTGAGTCTTACAGGGTTAACTCCCCCAGCGAGATTCGACTGTTGGCCATCGCCGACAACTTCCAGCGTCAGTATTCACACTTGTATCCTGACCGCAAACCGCTGCTGCTCTGCCCCGTCAACGAATGTGGTGTGAAG AAGTTTGTGTCCACGACCCTTCGACCCTCACCGTCAATCTACCCTGAGCTTTTCACCTGGGAGGGCTGTGCCTCATTTGTGGCCGACTTCCTGTCTCTGAAGCCTTTGGAGCCGCCTGTGGACCCG CCCAGGCAGCTGTTCTCCTCCAGCTCGGTGCTGCAGAGTCAGAGAGCCACGTGTTTTGAATCTGCCACCCTGCTGTGCAGCCTGCTGCTCGGAGCAAACTACGACGCCTACTGTGTCAGCGGCTACGCCGTCAAAGAGATGTGCCTGCTGGACCGGAGCCTGCAGGAGTGTCCCCTGCTGGACACTGAGGTCAAG actgtgATCTCAGAGCAGGAGCCGCCGGACAACAAATACACAGTGAAACCTCTGAGGGAGCTGAAGAGTCACTTTTTGACGCagcaagagaagaagaaacaggagGCTGAAGCCGCGttgctgcagaaacaaacactgcaggag GAGAGTCAGCAGCGACCTGCCGACCCGCTGTGGGGACAGCGGGTGCACTGTTGGGTGCTGGTACTGTCAGGGAGTCGAGACATCCAGGAGAACTTCTTCATCGACCCTTTGAGCGGGAAGAGCTACTCAACGCACGATGGCAACTTCGTGGGCATCGAGAGCGTGTGGAACAACCTCAACTATCACGTCTACATGCAGGGCTGCACGAACGGCTGCGCT GATGTGATCTATGACCTGGAGGATGTGAAGATGTGGGAGCCAGTTCTGTTCGGTGCACTCAGCAAAAGGCAACTGATTCTTGATGTCTTGAAGGAAAAAGAGAGTAAGATGATGAGTAAAATCCACGATGAAGAGGAG gacGAGGAGCAGCCCAGGGCTTTTTGGATGCCACAGTCGTGGGTCAGTAAGATCAGTGTCTCAGAGAAAG ACCTGGAGACACGCTGGCCGGGCGGACAGAACGTGACTCACTACAGAAAAGCAAAGCTGGAAAAGTTTTCACCGTACCTGAGGTCGGACGGGCTGGTCACACGGCTGACCACATACAGAGACTTCAACT ggACTGGGGTCGTCACGGTGAAAGAGTGGTACAAACACAGAAACGACCagctggaggagagggaggtcAACAAGGTCGACAGCTTCACCTCTGAGCGCTTCAAACCCGGAAGACGTTTCCACCTTTTAT TTCACAGGTTCACGTCCCCGAGCGCAGACACGGAGCGTCACGTGGAGTTCAGCAGCGCTCGTGTTGACGGTCTGCTGCGGAGGGTGGAGTCACCAGGTGAGATGACGGAGATCTTCGAGGGCCGGAGGGACTTCCTTTATTACCGCCACGTCGTCTTCGATCGACAGGTCCAGTTTTCAGAACCAGATGTGGGCTCCGATCCGGGTGACCGACCGCTGAAg AAAGTGGTGGAGCGTTTTCACAGGAACCGATCCAAAGCGGCCAGCGAAGACGTGGCCGAGCGAATGTTTCTACTGGCTCAGAGGCGGATCGAGTTGACCTATCACCTGGAGGATTACAGATTTATTCCTTCGAAGAGGAGCTTCATCAAACCACGAGAGTcgacagaaaaaaggaaggcCGAGCACTTCACACGCGACATGGTCTCCAGCTTCCAG GTGGATCCGTCTGCGAAGCCTCTTTCGACTCTGACTCTGTACGAGATGCTGGTGTCCCTGAtgaaggatgaggaggagacCGTTCTCCAGATCAAAGAGTCTAAGAGGGAG GTGAGAGACATCGTGACCtgcagagagcaggaggaggccgACACTCAGCTTCACTTCTGCCCCTGGACGACGACAGGAGCCGCCAGAGCCCGCAGCCAGAGACAGGACATg GAGCGTGCGGCTGCGGAGGAGCAGAGGTGGCtgcaggagaagaaggaggacaTCCTGGCTCCCTTCCTGATCCGTCTGAACAACGCAGAGACTCTGACGGCCGAAGACGCCAAGCAGCTCCACCAGAAGTGTTTGTCCGAGTTTCGACAGAGGCTGGTGGAGCGAGCCAACCTCATTCAGGAGCGCTATGAAAAG GAAACTCGggagctgcagaggagacaGCAGCTGTTCCACCAGAACCAGCTCAGCATGACGGAGCTGCAGAGGAAAGAGTACCAGAGCTACTGCGCCGAGAAAACACTGCAGATACACGTCGCCAAGAAACGCCTCAgcat GCACAAGGAAGCAGCTCCTAAGAAGTACCAAAGTCTCGATGAGAGGCTGAAACAAGACCCTCGACTGGCCCCTCACCTGACCAGCTGA
- the LOC121947264 gene encoding macrophage mannose receptor 1-like: MKDMNSLTNSFNLSEHQQLAWIGLYDDVDSWRWSLSDTSFYGHGETEFRRWGNRQPDNQDSGEYCTEMWADGYWNDAPCDVRRKVVCCDVTGSNVTFVFINTTMNWTEAQSYCRQHHTDLASVRNLAENQQVQQLMTAAGESDVWIGLFRDSWKWSDGGNSSFRYWRQSQPDNRESKEFCVAANFNQSGNWEDWNCDYKRAFICYSKPEPPKPTTTKQVFRLRLSKEDSSLDLNDPAVAESLLKQIKQKLKDQGLSDDVRLSWRKQPGGKIFHKEEKKKTTEDEL; the protein is encoded by the exons ATGAAGGACATGAACAGCCTGACCAACAGCTTTAATTTAAGCGAGCACCAACAG ttagCCTGGATAGGACTGTACGACGACGTGGACAGCTGGAGGTGGTCACTGTCAGACACGAGCTTCTACGGACACGGAGAGACCGAGTTCAGACGATGGGGGAATAGACAACCAGATAACCAGGACAGTGGAGAATACTGCACAGAGATGTGGGCTGATGGCTATTGGAATGACGCACCGTGTGATGTCCGTCGTAAGGTGGTCTGCTGTGACGTCACAG GCTCTAATGTGACTTTTGTCTTCATCAACACCACCATGAACTGGACTGAGGCCCAGAGCTACTGCAGACAGCACCACACAGACCTGGCCAGTGTGAGGAACCTGGCAGAGAACCAGCAGGTACAGCAGCTGATGACTGCAGCAGGAGAGTCAGACGTCTGGATCGGCCTCTTCAGAGACTCCTGGAAGTGGTCAGATGGAGGTAACTCCTCTTTCAGGTACTGGAGACAATCGCAGCCTGATAACCGTGAGAGTAAGGAGTTTTGTGTGGCTGCAAACTTTAACCAGTCTGGAAACTGGGAGGACTGGAACTGTGACTACAAGAGAGCGTTCATTTGCTACAGCAAAC CCGAACCACCAAAGCCGACTACGACCAAGCAAGTGTTCAGACTGAGGCTGAGCAAAGAGGACTCCTCTCTGGACCTGAATGACCCTGCTGTGGCCGAGAGCCTCTTGAAGCAG ATCAAACAGAAGCTGAAGGACCAGGGGCTGAGTGACGACGTCAGACTGAGCTGGAGGAAGCAGCCGGGTGGAAAAATCTTCCacaaggaggagaagaagaagaccaCGGAGGACGAGCTTTAA
- the ccdc135 gene encoding dynein regulatory complex subunit 7 isoform X2, with the protein METVLESDREEQVRGGETQEEEEGRELTEQEETLPVSAPQEPLLQRDEADEPCPESYRVNSPSEIRLLAIADNFQRQYSHLYPDRKPLLLCPVNECGVKFVSTTLRPSPSIYPELFTWEGCASFVADFLSLKPLEPPVDPPRQLFSSSSVLQSQRATCFESATLLCSLLLGANYDAYCVSGYAVKEMCLLDRSLQECPLLDTEVKTVISEQEPPDNKYTVKPLRELKSHFLTQQEKKKQEAEAALLQKQTLQEESQQRPADPLWGQRVHCWVLVLSGSRDIQENFFIDPLSGKSYSTHDGNFVGIESVWNNLNYHVYMQGCTNGCADVIYDLEDVKMWEPVLFGALSKRQLILDVLKEKESKMMSKIHDEEEDEEQPRAFWMPQSWVSKISVSEKDLETRWPGGQNVTHYRKAKLEKFSPYLRSDGLVTRLTTYRDFNWTGVVTVKEWYKHRNDQLEEREVNKVDSFTSERFKPGRRFHLLFHRFTSPSADTERHVEFSSARVDGLLRRVESPGEMTEIFEGRRDFLYYRHVVFDRQVQFSEPDVGSDPGDRPLKKVVERFHRNRSKAASEDVAERMFLLAQRRIELTYHLEDYRFIPSKRSFIKPRESTEKRKAEHFTRDMVSSFQVDPSAKPLSTLTLYEMLVSLMKDEEETVLQIKESKREVRDIVTCREQEEADTQLHFCPWTTTGAARARSQRQDMERAAAEEQRWLQEKKEDILAPFLIRLNNAETLTAEDAKQLHQKCLSEFRQRLVERANLIQERYEKETRELQRRQQLFHQNQLSMTELQRKEYQSYCAEKTLQIHVAKKRLSMHKEAAPKKYQSLDERLKQDPRLAPHLTS; encoded by the exons atGGAGACTGTACTGgagtcagacagagaggagcaggtcagaggaggagagacgcaggaggaggaggagggcagagaGCTGACGGAGCAGGAGGAAACTCTTCCTGTTTCAGCTCCTCAGGAGCCtct CCTGCAGCGGGACGAAGCAGACGAGCCGTGTCCTGAGTCTTACAGGGTTAACTCCCCCAGCGAGATTCGACTGTTGGCCATCGCCGACAACTTCCAGCGTCAGTATTCACACTTGTATCCTGACCGCAAACCGCTGCTGCTCTGCCCCGTCAACGAATGTGGTGTGAAG TTTGTGTCCACGACCCTTCGACCCTCACCGTCAATCTACCCTGAGCTTTTCACCTGGGAGGGCTGTGCCTCATTTGTGGCCGACTTCCTGTCTCTGAAGCCTTTGGAGCCGCCTGTGGACCCG CCCAGGCAGCTGTTCTCCTCCAGCTCGGTGCTGCAGAGTCAGAGAGCCACGTGTTTTGAATCTGCCACCCTGCTGTGCAGCCTGCTGCTCGGAGCAAACTACGACGCCTACTGTGTCAGCGGCTACGCCGTCAAAGAGATGTGCCTGCTGGACCGGAGCCTGCAGGAGTGTCCCCTGCTGGACACTGAGGTCAAG actgtgATCTCAGAGCAGGAGCCGCCGGACAACAAATACACAGTGAAACCTCTGAGGGAGCTGAAGAGTCACTTTTTGACGCagcaagagaagaagaaacaggagGCTGAAGCCGCGttgctgcagaaacaaacactgcaggag GAGAGTCAGCAGCGACCTGCCGACCCGCTGTGGGGACAGCGGGTGCACTGTTGGGTGCTGGTACTGTCAGGGAGTCGAGACATCCAGGAGAACTTCTTCATCGACCCTTTGAGCGGGAAGAGCTACTCAACGCACGATGGCAACTTCGTGGGCATCGAGAGCGTGTGGAACAACCTCAACTATCACGTCTACATGCAGGGCTGCACGAACGGCTGCGCT GATGTGATCTATGACCTGGAGGATGTGAAGATGTGGGAGCCAGTTCTGTTCGGTGCACTCAGCAAAAGGCAACTGATTCTTGATGTCTTGAAGGAAAAAGAGAGTAAGATGATGAGTAAAATCCACGATGAAGAGGAG gacGAGGAGCAGCCCAGGGCTTTTTGGATGCCACAGTCGTGGGTCAGTAAGATCAGTGTCTCAGAGAAAG ACCTGGAGACACGCTGGCCGGGCGGACAGAACGTGACTCACTACAGAAAAGCAAAGCTGGAAAAGTTTTCACCGTACCTGAGGTCGGACGGGCTGGTCACACGGCTGACCACATACAGAGACTTCAACT ggACTGGGGTCGTCACGGTGAAAGAGTGGTACAAACACAGAAACGACCagctggaggagagggaggtcAACAAGGTCGACAGCTTCACCTCTGAGCGCTTCAAACCCGGAAGACGTTTCCACCTTTTAT TTCACAGGTTCACGTCCCCGAGCGCAGACACGGAGCGTCACGTGGAGTTCAGCAGCGCTCGTGTTGACGGTCTGCTGCGGAGGGTGGAGTCACCAGGTGAGATGACGGAGATCTTCGAGGGCCGGAGGGACTTCCTTTATTACCGCCACGTCGTCTTCGATCGACAGGTCCAGTTTTCAGAACCAGATGTGGGCTCCGATCCGGGTGACCGACCGCTGAAg AAAGTGGTGGAGCGTTTTCACAGGAACCGATCCAAAGCGGCCAGCGAAGACGTGGCCGAGCGAATGTTTCTACTGGCTCAGAGGCGGATCGAGTTGACCTATCACCTGGAGGATTACAGATTTATTCCTTCGAAGAGGAGCTTCATCAAACCACGAGAGTcgacagaaaaaaggaaggcCGAGCACTTCACACGCGACATGGTCTCCAGCTTCCAG GTGGATCCGTCTGCGAAGCCTCTTTCGACTCTGACTCTGTACGAGATGCTGGTGTCCCTGAtgaaggatgaggaggagacCGTTCTCCAGATCAAAGAGTCTAAGAGGGAG GTGAGAGACATCGTGACCtgcagagagcaggaggaggccgACACTCAGCTTCACTTCTGCCCCTGGACGACGACAGGAGCCGCCAGAGCCCGCAGCCAGAGACAGGACATg GAGCGTGCGGCTGCGGAGGAGCAGAGGTGGCtgcaggagaagaaggaggacaTCCTGGCTCCCTTCCTGATCCGTCTGAACAACGCAGAGACTCTGACGGCCGAAGACGCCAAGCAGCTCCACCAGAAGTGTTTGTCCGAGTTTCGACAGAGGCTGGTGGAGCGAGCCAACCTCATTCAGGAGCGCTATGAAAAG GAAACTCGggagctgcagaggagacaGCAGCTGTTCCACCAGAACCAGCTCAGCATGACGGAGCTGCAGAGGAAAGAGTACCAGAGCTACTGCGCCGAGAAAACACTGCAGATACACGTCGCCAAGAAACGCCTCAgcat GCACAAGGAAGCAGCTCCTAAGAAGTACCAAAGTCTCGATGAGAGGCTGAAACAAGACCCTCGACTGGCCCCTCACCTGACCAGCTGA